From Salmo salar chromosome ssa09, Ssal_v3.1, whole genome shotgun sequence:
taaaaagcagttttttatataaatatgaacttgattgaacaaaacatgcatgtattgtataacataatgtcctatgagtgtcatctgatgaagatcatcaaaggttagtgctgcatttagctgtggttttgttttttgtgacattatatgctagcttgaaaaatgggtgtctgattatttctggctgggtactctgctgacataatctaatgttttgctttcgctgtaaagcctttttgaaatcagacagtgtggttagataaaggagagtcttgtctttaaaatggtgtaaaatagtcatatgtttgaaaaatggaagttttcggattttcgaggactttgtatttcgcgccacgcccatcattggatattggagcaggtgttccgctagcggaacgtctagatgtaagaggttttaagaaggaaagaaattccacaaattaacttttaacaaggcacacctgttcattgaaatgcattccaggtgactatctcatgaagctggttgagagaatgccaagagtgtgcaaagctgtcatcaaggcaaagggtggctactttgaagaatctcaaatataaaatatattttgagttgtttaacacttttttggttactacatgattccatatgtgtcttcactattattctacaatgtagaaaatagtaaaaataaagaaaaacccttgaatgagtaggtgtgttaaaacttttgactggtactgtatgtatgtatgtatgtatgtatgtatgtatgtatgtatgtgtgtgtgtgtgtgtgtgtgtgtgtggtaacccTAGCTGTCCCAGTTCTGCCCCCTGGAACGGGCTGAGTAGATGGACTAGAAGACGTGCCTGTTGATAGCTGCTGCTGCCTGCGGAGCTCTGTAGGAAGTCTCCACACTCTGACCAGGTGCCACCcactctccctcaatctctctctgcctgtcgtCCACATTTAGCTCCCTCTCCATCCACATGGATGGAAATTTACCAAGACCAACAAAGAGGAGAGGTGACTAACCGTGTTATCAGTGCCGGCGTAGGTGGTTATTTTAAATCCTGCTGTTACTGGTAGCGGCCACCATGTGGCGATGATGAATACTGAATGACAATGTCACTGTGTCTTCATGTTTAGACCGAGCAGCTGACACAAGTCCTGAAGATCCGCTGGGAGGTCCGGAAGACTCTTAAAGCCTCTAATTATCCCTCCTCTTTCCATTCCATGCTATGCTTAGTTCTGGCATGATGTTGGATTACGTTGTGCGAGGAGAATAATCTGACATCATCTGACATGCACTCCCAGGGAACTTGTCCAAAGACCCTACAGACATCTTGCTGCTGTTGTATGAGTTTGAGGCTCATGCCAAACTCAACGACCCCAAGGTGGAGACCGTGCTGGAGACAGTGCTGGAGCTGGATAACATTGAGACCAAGGTGTTGGCGACGATGGCAGGTGAAGAGGACACACCGTAGCTGACCGTCTCCTTACATGACTTGTTCTCATCCAGGAGTTGTTTGTTGTGATGAGTTTCTTCTGTTATGGACCCTCCTGCCCACTTCCCTCTGCTGTGTAAGAAGGCCTTGAGGATTGCTCTGTCTCTGTACAGGTAATGGCCACAAGCAGACCTGGCCCGCTGCAGGTGTGCCCATCTCATCTGCCATTCcatcacaaaaaaaataaataataataattacaaaacAAAACACCTCACAATTTATAATTGGTCCACTAAACAGGTCCATCAGATACTGGTATAAGATCCAGTCAGATATTTGctgtgacagagctccagtgtGTCCGTGCAtaggttgctctctctctctcgctcttcccctcTCACCCAGCGTGTGCACAGCCTGATCCAGCTGTCGCTGCCGAGCAGCGTGTCGAAGGCGGAGGCCTGTGTGCTGGAGGAGGATATGAGGGCTAATATGAGGATGGCCTGTCCATCATCACAGCCGCAGTGAGTCAGCACCAATCACgccccctcaccccctcccccaGCACCCCCGCACTGTCATTACCACCCCTCATCCCTTCGCCCCCCTCTTCCCACTGCTGCTGCCCTGAAAGCATCTCCTGTTTGTTTTTATCAATGGGCTTTCAGCACCACTTCAATTAGCAGATGCTTCCATTCACCATCCCCTTCCTGCCAATTTGAATGGTAATGTGCTGTACAAGCCATCACTCTGCTGTTGAACAAGCCATCACTCTGCTGTTAAACTAAGAGCTTTATTGAATGTTATTGAAGCATTACCAAGCTTTATGTGCACAGGCACATTTTCATATGCAGTTGCTACTCGAAACCACTGCCATGCAGATTTTCCATTACACCACCTTGAAATTGATACATTAAAACAATGGATGGACAAGTGCCTAAAAAGGACAAGTTTACCCAAAATCCAGAAACTCCCAAGTGATTCCATACATTTAAACTAGTTCAGTGGAgtttgccctctccctctctctccctgtagtgctgtcacATGACTCGTGACGTTGCTGGCTGCAGGCCTCGCTCCGCTCCATTGTCAGTCAATTCATGATTCAGAAATCTGCGAAGTTTGGACAAATTCATTGTTTTTATAAAGCGTATGGCCGAATTAGCTATTTTTCAGCTTTGAGTCAGGAAATGTGTACATTTCCACCTACGACGTGTGATTATTTTATATCATTATTTTATGTAGCCGACTGCCACAGCAGTAGAGATGGGTAACAACTGTGCATGTGCGCTCTCGGGGGAATCAACGCTACGTAGAAACGGCACGTAATGCCCTAATTCGCAGATCGACAGAAAAGTGAAGACAACTTTACACATTataagtggtgtaaaaatacttacAAGTACCATTTCAGTAGCTCTCTTTGGTAGctgtacttcactatttatatttttgacaacttttacttttacttcactacattcctaaagaaaataacgtactttttactccatacatttccctgacacccaaaagtactcgttacattttgaatgcttagcaggacaggaaaatggtccaacttacacacttatcaagataatatccctggtcatccctactacctgatctggcggattcactaaacacaaatgcttcgtttgtaaattatgtctgagtgttggagcgtgcccctagtcagtaaattaaaaaaacaagaagttggtgccatctggtttgcttaatataaggaatttgaaattatttctaCTTTTACTTATCagacttaagtacattttagaaattacatttacttttgatacttaagtatatttaaaaccaaacacttttagacttttactcaagtagtattttactgggtgactttcacttttacttgagtcattttctatgaaggtatctttacttttactcaagtatgacaattggatacttttttcaccactgcaCATTATACAAAGTAAACAACAACCTACAAATATGTCTGACGATGAAAACTTGTGAGTGATGAAGAAAACTACTGGAGGGGCGCCCAGGTGTTATTGAACCATAATTATTTGAGCCTGAGTATTCAGACGAAGAATTGAGGCAAATTGAGCTTCAGACATCTAGCCACCATAGCAGTAGCTagaccacagccccaacccatcCCCAGGATCACCACCCTTACAAAAAGcattgcagttttgaaactgcagtaaaagtgcagtaactgcattTGACTGTGGTATTTTGCACGCTGTaattgcagttatactgcactctaactgcaaTAACACTGCAAAAGTACtgttattttggacgcagtatttgcagcatactgcagttatactgtaatcTTTTTTCGTAAGGGCAAAGACTGGTGGTGCAGTTGTGGCAATTGAGCTCCAATGCCGCGAATGAGGAATCTTTGTGCTGCAGATTATTCGAATATGTGACTACAATTCTTACATAAATGGAGAAACGTGATGATGAGTTGCAGTTAGTTTGCTTTTGTGACGACAGGGATATTGCTGCCCACATAAACCCTGATGTCCTGAAAACATGTTTACATGTTGGAGACAGCTGGGCCAAATGGACAGTTCCCTACCGGGTAAGTAGCTAAATTTTACTTTATAGAATGATCGCTTATCATAAACCTCTATGAACGGGACGTTAGTGGATTTTATGTTTTCATATTAGCCCAAAacactgagtgttcaaaacattaagaacatctgctctttcttgacagacagggggagaggggagttgcaactcaatattaagaatgTTTGGTAGCCTATGTTAATTTATCACAATGTTTCTCCCCTCGTCATAAATACATAGGGCACATACGCTAACCTGTAGAGCGCCTAGGCCTATGTCTACACGATATGGTGCAATGGTAATAACACAATAAGAACACCTCGAACTTCAAGAATCAGGCTAGGCTACATACCTCCGCACGCTTGCTTTGTCGCTTTCTCTTCTCAAACGACTATTTGTATTTTGCCACAGCGCCAGATCCAGTCCATGGATCCAGTAGCAAcatctgtatttttttgtatccTTCGGTTTAGTATCCTTCGGCAGGTGGGGCTGTTTTGAGCGCCACATTTTTAGcaacaacaaatatatatatatatttatttggagcgggcttgcctgttttgcatgttatattggcattaatacgtgtcacatatcagtttgcaaacaatttaaagaatatataattgagttaataaagccaaaTACAAACATGgactcttttttgttttcttgagtaagggagctccaaaatgcaggtgtttcagcctacctcagtgctttctgtggtggtgaggcaagccagcagaaaatacggagcgctgcgccgtgattggctcagtgttctgtcactcatggagacACTACGTTACCACCAAGTCTAAGGCTAGAGCTTGAAAATGCTAGCCCCTTGGGGCTGCCATATAGTTATATTAGAAGTAGCCATCCAAGAAGTCTCAAGGTCATTggtcacagataaaatgacattaaatcacgttatatctacagtagctttgattggactgaggTCAATATCAtacttagctagcagtcatcatcatgaatcaagtcgacaaatctactggcaaatccttttttaatccttgtcatatgaagagaaataatgaagagaaattatggataaaacgtatcggtgctcatcagccattaacattacacaacaagttggaaatcataaattcaacaatgagtggtttggaaggaatcagtggctaactgcaagcattgcaaagcaatcattagcctgctattcagcaGAGTGGcagtgtggtcccaagtctaagattaagggtctcttttcctagtttaaaatgataaacattcaacattggccatgttgtcaatgaagcatgatttgtgccgcgctcaaaacaactgttaactcggaactgcaaaatctgactttcgtgagttcaagacaactgagaactcgGGGAAAAATgagctacgactgggaaaatacgttttgaactttcatccaactctgaattgtaaatcgggaactctggcctctttctagtgctacgacctgaagatcactgacgtcatcatgatttgacctttttttttctccgagttcccagttgtcttgaaagcaccataaatccaaagaatgccagactttgatgacaaagtttgatgacaaaatttgcccacaaaggaccgctgtgccaccttcctgttcaagtgagcacatcacaacaaggtgagtccaaaaatgtattgtatgctactgcataaattatgtaatatgccagctactgtagctaagaaagtaatactgagtgtatgttgtgtagtaaactgttagtagcccatgtaccccaccctaataatttggtttaTTTTCACATCTTAATTTCGCcttctgttctgacttggtggtgcacatgtagcctataaccagtttttgagaaatgtaatcatcaaatattgtagctttcattgtctgcttatatgccctctttatttattttacggttctgacttggtgtacatggagaacactgtaagaacggcccatgttctgaatgctgtcgctgtacatttcaaaagtgatgAACAAATACATATATTGACTACGTCGGTCCTAGCTCGCTCatcaatgtcttaatcgaaattacggatggcctcttatccgcttgttttccccttatgtcatagtttgtacatctcaattgtcagtagaaaccacatttgtttaagcaagtcagccatatctactatgtttttttaaatggcagtaaatgaggctgaatgaactgtttcactgccagacaaggctccgctgatatcTAGGTGTagaagtggtaaggtgttgggactgctgttggggctctgctgttgggacagctttgtgtaggccctaacagtttgtgggcaccgtttgtcaccattatagtgcaattaatgtattgttttgtgttgtgtagtggctttgctggcatgcataccactttttttttttcaccccaccaagatttacatgctaaaatcgccactgggtaTACCTAATTCTATCAACATTCACATCAGCTCGTCCCTCACGAGCTCCTATAAGGGAATACCATGACGTTTCTAAGTACACATTCAATTACTCAAAACAGGTAATACTTTTGACAAAAATAGTTAATTCGGCCATATGCTTTCAATAATACAACGAATTTGTCCACACTGCGCGGATTTCTGAATAATGAATTCTTTGTCAACAGAGCAGAGCAACGAGTCGCGTGACCCATTTTTTCGttgtccaaacacttaaaagacacaccctatcccctcagccctcaaattaagtggacacttctgatgacgtatcatgacgtctgaGGAGTATACACTTGCCAGGTAAGGGAGgaattaatgtttttttttggttttttattCAAATACAGATCAACAATTTACATTCTTACATCATACAAAACAGAACGCAGGTATTAATGAGAAATACTGGAAAAaactaacaacaaaaaaatataaaataaaaacaattctaaTGCAATTGTAATCACTCTGAAAAAATCTTATTGTAATGATTTAGGAAAATGTTATTCTTGTTATTGTTCACTAGggttaatgttttaataaaatagtTCAATTCAATCAAAAAAAATTGTAATTTTGGTATAGAATTTTGTAATTTTGTTTGTGTATTAAGTATTTGGCAACaagaataaaaaaaattacaatcaTTTCAGTGGTCTTGTTATCATTGCAATAGTAACATATTATATCTTTCATGTCAAAAACATGGGCAGTGTTCATAATGGTAAATAAATATTTTGCAAGGTTTTCCCAAAATTCTGACACATTTACATTCAAAGAACAAGTGAGACAGATTCTCACCTTCTTTTTCATAGAAAacgcagatatcatcaacagcCACAAATTTGGATATCATAGAATTACATGGATATATCTTATGTAAAATTTTGAAGTGCACTTCCTTAACTTTGTTTGGTATACAATATTTGTAAGGCCTTAACCATGCATTTTTCCAGACAATGCCAAGAATAAGCATGTTCCAGAAAAACATTCCTCTCGGTGTAAGTTGGTTTTGTGAATGAAGAATTTGTCTTATATATTTATTACAACAAGATTTCTCAAGTAAGCCCACACCTTCCAATCTGAGTTCTGGATAAACTTTGTGATCGTTACCAAAGCTAAGATGAGTTTTCATTCATGTAGTTAGACCACTGGGAACGGCTTTGATCACAGAAATAAACTCTCTGAAAGGTATTGGAAACTCTTTCAATGTTATAAATTGTTCATATGTGAGAATATTACCCTGGTTGTCGAAAATATCAAGAACAAAGTCAATATTCCTCTCATGCCAGCTGGGGTAAAACAATGACTTATTCCTTATAGTTATGTCTGAATTATTCCACAAAAGAGTTTTATGTGGGGGAAAATTGTGCAGGAAACATATTTTCCAGGCCATTAAAGCTTGTTGGTGAAACCTAGCCAATTTAGCAGGTAATCTATCAGGAATATAATTACATTTCAGTAAAAATTGAAGACCTCACCATTTATCAAACACATTATTTGGAATGAAATACCATATTGAATCAGTATTGATCAAACATTTTTTCAACCAGTTTATCTTGAGTGTGATTTATGTCAACAAAATCCAACACTTCTAGACCACCTTCAGCTCTTTTGTTAgaaagaacagatttttttagtTTGTGAGACTTTATTTTTCCAGATGAAGTCAAGAAAGGTCTTATCGATCTCTTTACAAGTAGTAGGATTTACACATAACGATAATGAGGGGTACACAAAACGAGACAGTCCCTCTGCCTAGGACAGAAGTACTCTCCCAAGTATAGAAAGATCTCTTTGTAGCcaattattaaatatatttttagttCTCTTAATTTTAGGAGAGAAATTCAAATGTTGTCTGACTAAGTGATTTTTGACAGAGGTATTCCTAAATATTTAACACAGTCCTTTACAGGAATATTTTATATTTCTTTATCATCAGAGTCAAATAAACATAAGATTTCACATATAGAAACATTCAGTATTAATCCTGATGCAATAGAAAATGCAGTTATAGCATTAAGGGCATGGGCGACCTGGTCTTTGTCTCTTAAGAAAAGACTAGTATCATCAGCCAGTTGGGAAATTTTGATTTCTTTGTTAAAAATGGTTAAGCCATACAAATTTGCATTATTCAGAATATCTAGAGATAGAAGTTCCACaaccaaaatgaataaaaatgggGAAATTGGGCATCCCTGTCGTACACTTGTTGATACTGAATCTTTTGGAAGTATTAAGGTTTAGTAGCACGGAACTATTTATATCTTTGTAAAACATGTTAattactttaataaaatgttCACCAAATCCAAAAAGTTTAAGAGACCTAAAGAGAAATGCATGTTCAATTGTGACAAAGGCTTTACAGAAGTCCAAAAATAAGACAACCGCATCTGAGTCAATTGCATAAAAGGTTTTCATAAAAGGAATTGACAAATTATGATATTCCAATGGGATCTTTGCATAAAACATCATTCATTTTGAGTGCAGTTATTTTCTTTTGTACTTTCTCTTTTCATGTGCAAAAAAGCAACTAGTGTTTCTTTCCCCCTCTTGAATGCATTTTGTTCTTGACCTTACAAAGGCACCCTTTGCCAGATCCGTGTAAAGCtgttctaattctagttgtaaagacttgAATACAGACTCCTCTTCTTCAGATATATTATCTTTCTTTAGAAAACTGTCAAGCTTGCTCATCATCTCCTTTTCGTTAAGGTTATTTAATTGCATCAGCTCTTTGGCGCGTTTAATGACTACCACTCTGACTTTATATTTTAAAAATTCCTATCTACTTCCATGACCCAAGTCTTTTCTTGTAAAATGGCGGAATGATTTGTAAATGGGCCAGCCTTGGCCGGAAATTCGTCACTCGTTCATCCCGcgatgattgtgtttctagccaCAAGTAGCTTGTATTTGCTTTATATGCGCTAGTCAATTATGAGTGCATGTCTATATATAATTCttaatatacgcctactgtatgatagttAGAAAACTAACGTTAGCCCGCatagctggaacttctgaagaaggaaaattatttatttctacaatttccaaaagataaccaaacaaaaacatgtaCTTTTTACGAGATGTGATTGTGCCGTCATGTGCATTAGAAGGACAATGTCTAACTTATTTGcattcgtttttacttacacttgtatgttgacttctccattgatgttgtttttaagttttcGCGGATTTTTCAtagcggatgtacaatcgtcGCAAATTGAATTATAGGGTGTTTCAGGAACCGGAGTGAACACAATTGTACACCTGCAAAACCGACtaaaacgagggctgaggggcttacgttgcaaacttcccttgcttggctaatcgtTTGGACCACCCGCCAAGATGGCGACGGGGATttccccaagggcataaggcaaGGGTAAATGGACGTGGGTGTGGCTTTTCAGTGTTTGGACCGCAACCCGGTGTTCCAGCACGGCACTACAGGGAGATGGGGAAACTCCACTGAACTAGTTTCAATGTATGGATTCACTTGGAAGTTTCTGGATTTTGGGAAAACTTGACCTTTAAATCAATATACATCAAAATCACATTTGAGTCTTCCTCAACAACTCTAACACGTGTTGTCGTGTATAAAATCCTATATTTTCTCACATTGTGTCATTCCCAGACTGACTATAGACATTAAAAGCCCATTCATATGCATTCCTGGACTCTGAGGCCATGTAGGTTATCATCAGTCCACCTGCTTCTAGACAGGTGGACTGCGGCAGcatgaatgtgtttgtttgtctcCTCTCCAGCCTGAGGACTTCCCTGAGATGGAGATCTTGTGGCAGCTGACCTGCGCCTGGAACACAGGCATCCTGCTTTACAGCCTGGCCGAGTACCCTGAGGGGTGGTGTGGCCTGGGCATGAGCTTCCTCCGCCACCTGGGCTCCCTGCAGGAGAGCTACCAGACACAggtactactgactgactgactgagggagGGGACAGCAGTGGAGCGTCAAATGAGAGGCCCATGGAATactgatttaaaaataaataaataatgtaatctttatttaactaggcaagtcagttaagaacaaattattattactGATAAGATGTCTTAAGAAAAGTTTGGTTGTATACCTGTAAACGAAAAGAGATATAGACGTAGTCATTTGTTTCTTAGATTGCTAATATCCAGTATTGTTTGTCCACAGATGTCAGATCTGTACACAGGTCCTGGATAGTCTGGACAAAGCCAAGAAGAACCTCATCATGGAGGATTGATTTGAGCTGGTAGAGCTTTGCAGAGCTCTTTTACTGTCTGGTACCTGATATTATTAATGTGGTAGCTGGGATGGTAGTTTACTGTATgatgggttggcgcccccccttgggttgtgccatggcggagatctttgtgggctatactcggccttgtcccgggatggtatgttggtggttagaGATATCCCTCCaatggtgtggaggctgtgctttggcaaagtgggtggggttatatcctacctgtttggccctgtccgggggtttcatcggatggggccagtgtctcctgacacatcctggtgtcctgtgtgaatttaaatatgctctctcttattctttcttgctctctcttggaggacctgagccctaggaccatgcctcaggactacctggcttgatgactccttgctgtccccagttcacctggccgtgctgctgctccagttccaactgttctgcctgcagctatggaaccctgacctgttcaccggatgtgctacctgtcccagacctgctggaaccctgacctgttcactggacgtgctacctgtcccagacctgctgttttaaactctctagagacagcaggagcggtagagatactctcaaagatcggctatgaaaaagccaactgacacttactcttgtgttactgactttttgcaccctcgacaactactatgattattattatttgaccatgctggtcatttatgaacatttgaacatcttggccatgtgctgttataatctccacccggcacagacagaagaggactggccacccctcatagcctggttcctttctatgtttcttcctaggttttggcctttctagggagtttttcctagccaccgtgcttctacacctgcattgcttgctgtttggggttttaggctgggtttctgtacagcactttgagatatcagctgatgtaagaagggctatataaatacaattGATTTGATGACTGACTGGTCTCCAGTTTAGTCAGCTCCTCCAGGATGTCAGTTGCATCCTGCCCTCCCCCAATATTTCCCTAGGGAGAGTTCAGATAACTGTTTCTAGTTAATGTTTTGGTACTTCTGTACATGAATGGACTTTATTTTATGCCTCTCGCATATATTACATTCATATGAATTTTACatgtaaaattgtatttgtcttaTTTAAACAAATCATCTTAAACTGCCAATACCAGTGGACTCAAATAAAACACATCAAAATCATAACCGAGtcacatattttattattttcaaacAAATAAACTCTTGTCCAAAACAAAACCCCAAACAAAATAGGCTGCAGGACTGTTCCCTCATGACTAGGACAGGGAAGACCGTTCGGCCCAGCGTCCTGATAGGCTCTACCACCTGTGGTGTGACAGGAAGGAAACTACTGTACAATCAAAGGGTTCGCAAGCACTTACTGCACAGGTGTGCTGTCAAACAACTCATCACCCAAAAGGACAAACCATAACCTGACCGACCCCACCCCCCAGagctcatgtctctctctcactggaacAAAGACCCTCATCAATTATACAAACACAGAGGCATTTCGGTTCAATCTTGTTCTACCGCAACCGCAATAGAAATAATACAATTAAATCTAGTTCTttgggctttattgacatggctgACCGAGAGGTATAAATACCAGACGTTAACAGTCTGGTGTTTAGTTGAAACACAGCTGAGGAGCAGTTCTAAAACTTCTAAATGAGATAATGATCAATGCACCTCATGGTTTCTGGAATATCACCTTGTAGGTTGCTGCCTGGGTCTCATCTTCATTTTTTACATAATTGTTTTAATCTATACACCCAGACACCATTTTCCACAAGAAATAACATGTAGACAGGCCCTACTTGAGGGAATTACATTCCCAACTGACAAACATTTTTCCAATAGGCAGCTGAAgatttgtctatagagaaataCCAACATTACAGCACATTTGTATGGAAATTATATCTCAGAATAGCT
This genomic window contains:
- the LOC106611744 gene encoding testis-expressed protein 11; this translates as MEKRDDELQLVCFCDDRDIAAHINPDVLKTCLHVGDSWAKWTVPYRPEDFPEMEILWQLTCAWNTGILLYSLAEYPEGWCGLGMSFLRHLGSLQESYQTQMSDLYTGPG